Proteins encoded within one genomic window of Canis lupus baileyi chromosome 36, mCanLup2.hap1, whole genome shotgun sequence:
- the CLN8 gene encoding protein CLN8, translating into MTPMSDGGTSESIFDLDYTSWKIRSTLAVAGFVFYLGVFVVCHQLSSSLNATYRSLVAREKVFWNLAATRAVFGVQSTAAGLWALLVDPVLHADKARGQQNWCWFHIATATGFFFFENVAVHLSNVLFRTFDLFLAIHHLFAFLGFLGSVVNLGAGHYLAMSTLLLEASTPFTCISWMLLKAGWSESLFWKLNQWLMIHMFHCRMVLTYHMWWVCFWHWDGLVSSLYLPHLALFLVGLGLLTLVINPYWTHKKTQQLLNPVDWNFAQPAPRSSRPAGANGQVPQKKGQ; encoded by the exons ATGACTCCTATGAGCGATGGGGGGACATCAGAAAGCATCTTTGACCTCGACTACACGTCCTGGAAGATCCGCTCCACGCTGGCGGTGGCTGGCTTCGTCTTCTACCTGGGAGTCTTTGTGGTCTGCCACCAGCTCTCGTCCTCCCTGAACGCCACCTACCGCTCTCTGGTGGCCAGAGAGAAGGTCTTCTGGAACCTGGCGGCCACGCGCGCCGTCTTCGGCGTTCAGAGCACTGCTGCGGGCCTGTGGGCCTTGCTGGTGGACCCCGTGCTGCACGCTGACAAGGCGCGCGGCCAGCAGAACTGGTGCTGGTTTCACATCGCAACGGCAAccggattctttttttttgagaacgtAGCAGTTCACCTGTCCAATGTGCTCTTCCGGACATTTGACTTGTTTTTGGCCATCCACCATCTCTTCGCCTTTCTGGGATTTCTTGGCTCCGTGGTCAACCTCGGAGCCGGCCACTATCTGGCTATGAGCACGCTGCTTCTGGAGGCGAGCACTCCCTTCACCTGCATTTCCTGGATGCTCCTAAAG GCTGGCTGGTCCGAGTCTCTGTTTTGGAAGCTGAACCAGTGGCTGATGATCCACATGTTCCACTGCCGCATGGTGCTGACCTACCACATGTGGTGGGTGTGCTTCTGGCACTGGGACGGTCTGGTCAGCAGCCTGTACCTGCCACACCTGGCACTGTTCCTTGTCGGGCTGGGCCTCCTCACGCTCGTCATCAATCCCTACTGGACCCATAAGAAGACGCAGCAGCTTCTCAATCCGGTGGATTGGAACTTCGCGCAGCCGGCACCCAGAAGCAGCCGGCCGGCTGGGGCCAACGGTCAGGTGCCACAGAAGAAGGGCCAGTAG